The Primulina tabacum isolate GXHZ01 chromosome 16, ASM2559414v2, whole genome shotgun sequence genome window below encodes:
- the LOC142529782 gene encoding protein RGF1 INDUCIBLE TRANSCRIPTION FACTOR 1-like, translating into MIMEHHDKPAWLESLYVQKFFASCPIHDSSKKNEKNICCLDCCNSICPHCVASHRSHRLLQIRRYVYHEVVRLEDLEKLMDCSNIQAYTINAAKVVFIKKRPQNRQFKGSGNYCTSCDRSLQEPFIHCSLGCKVDYVLKHHKNLYPFLKICKTLQLNPDFFIPQDTGDDDQTMYTTLSSDSDSDNASFSCTELVRKKRSGLYVCGRLVNKVTDEDMTTSMSRRKGIPHRSPLC; encoded by the exons ATGATCATG GAACATCATGACAAACCTGCATGGCTGGAATCTCTCTACGTGCAGAAATTCTTCGCATCTTGCCCGATTCACGACAGTTccaagaaaaacgaaaagaatatTTGCTGCTTGGATTGTTGCAATAGTATTTGCCCCCATTGCGTGGCTTCTCATCGATCCCACAGGCTACTTCAGATTCGTCGGTATGTGTATCATGAAGTTGTTAGGTTGGAAGATCTTGAGAAGCTGATGGACTGCTCAAACATTCAG GCGTATACAATTAATGCTGCTAAGGTGGTGTTTATCAAGAAAAGACCACAGAACAGGCAGTTCAAAGGGTCTGGAAACTACTGCACTTCTTGTGATAGGAGCCTCCAAGAACCCTTCATCCATTGCTCACTTGGTTGCAAG GTTGATTATGTCCTTAAACACCACAAGAATCTTTATCCATTCCTGAAAATATGCAAAACCCTACAACTCAATCCAGATTTCTTCATTCCTCAAGACACGGGGGATGATGATCAGACGATGTACACGACGTTGAGCTCGGACTCGGATTCCGATAACGCGAGCTTCTCTTGCACTGAGCTTGTGAGGAAGAAGAGAAGTGGACTATATGTTTGTGGAAGATTGGTTAATAAAGTTACAGATGAAGACATGACCACAAGCATGAGTAGGAGAAAAGGCATTCCCCATAGGTCACCTTTGTGTTAg